The Piliocolobus tephrosceles isolate RC106 chromosome 3, ASM277652v3, whole genome shotgun sequence genome has a window encoding:
- the BOD1L1 gene encoding biorientation of chromosomes in cell division protein 1-like 1 isoform X5 — MSSSKELKHVHAKSEPSKPARRLSESLHVVDENKNESKVEREHKRRTSTPVIMEGTQEETDTRDAKRQVERAEICTEEPQKQKSTLKNEKHLKKDDSETPHLKSLLKKEVKSSKEKPEREKTPSEDKLPVKHKYKGDCMHKTGDETELHSSEKGLKLEENIQKQSQQTKLSSDDKAERKSKHRNERKLSVLGKDGKPVSEYIIKTDENVRKENNKKERRLSAEKTRAEHKSRRSSDSKIQKDSLGSKQHGITLQRRSESYSEDKCDMDSTNMDSNLKPEEFVHKEKRRTKSLLEEKLVLKSKSKSQGKQLKVGETELQEGVTKQATTPKPDKEKNTEENDSEKQRKSKVEDKPFEETGVEPVLEAAASSAHTTQKDSSHRTKLPLAKEKYKSDKDSTSTRLERKLSDGHKSRSLKHSSKDIKKKEENKADDKDGKEIDSNHEKARGNSSLVEKKLSRRLCENRRGSLSQELTKGEEKLAANTLSTPSCSSLQRPKKSGDTTLIPEQEPMEIDSEPGVENVFEVSKTQDSRNNNSQQDIDSENMKQKTSATVPKDELRTCTADSKTTAPAYKPGRGTGVNSNSEKHADHRSTLTKKMHIQSAVSKLNPGEKEPIHRGTNEVNIDSETVHRMLLSAPSENDRVQKNLKNTAAEEHVAQGDAALEHSTNLDSSPSLSLVTIVPLKDSYDPDVIPVFDKRTVLEGGTASTSPVDHSALSNQSLTVRESEVLKTSDSKEGGEGFTVDTPAKASITSKRHIPEGHQATLLDGKQGKVIMPLASKLTGMIVENENVTKEGGLVDIAKKESDLNAEPNLKQTVKATVENGKKDGIAVDHVVGMSTEKYAEPIKLKHKRGPGKVKDISIDVDRRNENSEVDTSAESGSAPSVLHQRNGQTEDVATGPGRAEKTSVATSTEGKDKDVTLSPVKAGPATTTSSETRESEVALPCTSIEADEGLIIGTHSRNNPLHVGAEASECTVFAAAEEGGAVVTEGFAESETFLTSTKEGESGECAVAESEDSAADLLAVHAVKIEASVNSVVTEEKDDAVTSAGSEEKCDGSSSRDSEIVEGTITFISEVESDGAVTSAGTEIRAGSISSEEVDGSQGNMRMGPKKETEGTVTCTGAEGRSDNFVICSVTRAGPREERVVTGAGVALGDNDAPPGTSASQEGDGSVNDGTEGESAVTSTGITEDGDGPASCTGSEDSSEGFAISSESEENGESAMDSTVAKEGTNVPLVAAGPCDDEGIVTSTGAKEEDEEGEGVVTSTGRGNEIGHASTCTGLGEESEGVLICESAEGDSQIGTVVEHVEAEAGAAIMNANENNVDSMSGTEKESKDTDICSSAKGIVESSVTSAVSGKDEVTPVPGGCEGPMTSAASDQSDCQLEKVEDTTISTGLVGGSYNILVSGEVPECEVAHTSPSEKEDEDIITSVENEECDGLLATTASGDITNQNSLAGGKDQGKGLMISTSTTDDYTPQVSAITDVEGGHSNALRTEENMEGTRVNTEEFEAPMPSAVSGDNSQLTVSRNEEKDECAMISTSIGEEFEVPISSATTIKCAESLQPVAAAVEERATGPALISTADFEGPMPSASPEAESPLASTSKEEKDECALISTSIAEECEASVSGVVVESENERAGTVMEEKDGSAIISTSSVEDCEGPVSSAVPQEEGHASVTPAEEMGDTAMISTSTSEGCEAVMIGAVLQDEDRLTITRVEDLSDAAIISTSTAECVPISVSIDRHEENQLTADNPEGNGDLSATEVSKHKVPMPSLIAENNCRCPGPVRGGKELGPVLTVSTEEGHNGPSVHKPSAGQGHPSAVCAEREEKYGKECPEAGPFVGRGQQESTSHLINAEEKNVLLNSLQKEDKSPETGTAGGSSTASYSAGRGLEGNANSPAHLRGPEQTSGQTVKDPSVSVRYLAAVNTGAIKADDMPPVQGTVAEHSFLPPEQQGPEDNLKTGTTKCITGQESKFAPSHTMILPATYSVALLAPKCEQNLTVKSDYSGKWTDQASAEKTGDGNSTRRSFPEEGDVMVTVSSEENVCDIGNEESPLNVLGGLELKANLKMEAYVPSEEEKNREILAPPESLCGGKPSGIAELQKEPLLVNESLNVENSDFRTNEEIHSKSYNKGEISSDRKDNAEAISSHSVEADAKEVEEEERHMPKRKRKHYLSSEDELDDNPDVLDSRIETAQRQCSETEPCDTKEENSGDLEELSKTSSETNSTASRVMEEKDEYSSSETTGEKPEQNDDDTIKSQEEDQPIIIKRKRGRPRKYPVETTLKMKDDSKTDTGIATVEQSPPSSKLKVMPTDESNKETANLQERSISNDDGEEKTVASVRRRGRKPKRSLTVSDDAESSEPERKRQKSVSEPAEDKKEQESDEEEEEEEEDEPSGATTRSTTRSEAQRKQHSKPPARATSKLGSPDTVSPRNRHKLAKEKLPTSEKVSNSPPLGRSKTQLSPSIKRKREVSPPGARTRGQQRVEEAPVKKAKR; from the exons atgtcttcTTCAAAAGAGCTGAAGCATGTTCATGCAAAAAGTGAACCAAGTAAACCTGCCCGGAGACTTTCAGAGTCTTTGCATGTAgttgatgaaaacaaaaatgaatccaAAGTAGAAAGAGAACATAAAAGACGGACATCTACCCCTGTTATCATGGAGGGGACACAGGAAGAGACTGACACAAGAGATGCAAAAAGGCAAGTAGAACGTGCAGAAATTTGTACCGAAGAGccccagaaacagaaaagcacacttaaaaatgaaaaacatctaAAGAAAGATGATTCTGAAACACCACATTTGAAAAGCCTACTTAAGAAAGAGGTGAAATCCTCCAAGGAGAAGCCTGAAAGAGAGAAAACTCCATCGGAAGACAAATTGCCTGTGAAACATAAATATAAAGGTGATTGTATGCATAAAACAGGTGATGAGACTGAGCTTCACTCTTCTGAGAAAGGTTTAAAGCTAGAGGAAAATATTCAAAAGCAAAGTCAACAAACAAAGCTTTCTTCAGATGATAAAGCCGAACGAAAAAGTAAACATaggaatgaaaggaaattatCAGTATTAGGCAAAGATGGAAAGCCAGTTtctgaatatattataaaaacagaTGAGAATGTTcgtaaagaaaacaacaaaaaagagagacgCTTGTCAGCTGAAAAAACTAGGGCAGAGCACAAATCAAGAAGGTCAAGTGATTCTAAAATTCAGAAAGATTCTCTGGGTTCCAAGCAACATGGTATCACATTACAGAGAAGAAGTGAAAGTTATTCGGAAGATAAATGTGATATGGACTCCACTAACATGGATAGTAATTTGAAACCAGAAGAGTTTGTTCACAAGGAGAAACGACGAACAAAGAGCTTGTTAGAAGAGAAACTTGTGTTGAAGTCTAAATCAAAAAGTCAAGGCAAACAGTTAAAAGTTGGAGAAACAGAATTACAAGAAGGTGTCACAAAACAGGCAACCActccaaaaccagacaaggagaagaacacagaagaaaatgacTCAGAAAAACAGCGGAAGTCTAAAGTTGAAGACAAACCTTTTGAAGAAACTGGTGTTGAACCTGTATTAGAGGCTGCTGCTTCTTCAGCACATACTACACAGAAGGATTCTAGTCATAGAACCAAGTTACCCTTAGCAAAGGAGAAATATAAGAGTGATAAAGACTCCACTTCCACTAGGCTTGAGAGAAAGTTGTCAGATGGCCACAAAAGCAGAAGCTTGAAACATAGTAgtaaagacataaaaaagaaggaagaaaataaggcagATGACAAGGATGGTAAAGAAATTGACAGTAATCATGAAAAGGCCAGAGGTAATAGTTCACTCGTGGAAAAGAAATTAAGCAGAAGATTGTGTGAAAATCGGAGAGGAAGCTTGTCACAAGAATTGActaaaggagaagaaaagctAGCAGCAAACACTTTGAGCACGCCCAGTTGTTCTTCTCTTCAGAGACCAAAAAAGAGTGGTGATACGACACTGATCCCTGAACAAGAGCCAATGGAAATTGATTCTGAGCCAGGTGTTGAAAATGTGTTTGAAGTATCTAAAACCCAAGACAGCCGCAATAATAATTCTCAGCAAGACATTGACtctgaaaatatgaaacaaaaaacttctgCCACAGTTCCAAAGGACGAATTGAGAACTTGCACAGCAGATTCAAAAACAACAGCTCCAGCTTATAAGCCAGGCCGTGGAACAGGAGTTAATAGTAATTCTGAAAAGCATGCCGACCATAGAAGCACCCTGACCAAGAAAATGCATATCCAAAGTGCTGTGTCCAAACTCAACCCTGGGGAGAAAGAACCCATTCATAGAGGAACTAATGAAGTGAATATAGATTCTGAAACTGTTCATAGAATGTTACTGAGTGCCCCATCAGAAAATGATAGGGTACAGAAGAATTTGAAAAACACAGCTGCTGAAGAACATGTTGCTCAAGGAGATGCTGCTCTTGAACATTCCACAAATTTAGACTCCTCTCCATCCTTAAGTTTAGTGACTATTGTGCCTCTGAAGGACTCTTATGATCCAGATGTAATTCCTGTGTTTGACAAAAGAACTGTTTTAGAAGGTGGCACAGCCAGCACCTCCCCTGTAGATCACTCTGCTCTCTCTAATCAAAGTCTGACTGTTAGGGAATCAGAAGTCCTTAAGACAAGTGACAGCAAAGAAGGTGGTGAAGGTTTCACAGTAGATACACCAGCAAAAGCAAGCATCACTAGCAAAAGACACATTCCAGAAGGTCACCAGGCTACTTTATTGGATGGTAAACAAGGAAAGGTAATCATGCCTCTTGCAAGCAAGTTAACGGGCATGATTGTGGAAAATGAGAATGTTACCAAAGAAGGTGGTTTAGTGGACATAGCCAAGAAGGAAAGTGACTTAAATGCAGAGCCCAATTTAAAGCAGACAGTTAAAGCAACAGTAGAGAATGGCAAGAAGGATGGTATTGCTGTTGATCATGTTGTAGGCATGAGTACGGAAAAATATGCTGAACCTATCAAACTTAAGCATAAAAGAGGCCCAGGTAAAGTGAAAGACATATCAATTGATGTTGACAGAAGGAATGAAAACAGTGAGGTAGACACCAGTGCTGAAAGTGGCTCTGCACCCTCTGTTTTGCACCAAAGGAATGGACAAACTGAGGATGTGGCAACTGGGCCTGGGAGAGCAGAAAAGACTTCTGTTGCCACTAGTACTGAAGGGAAGGACAAAGATGTCACCTTAAGTCCAGTGAAGGCTGGGCCTGCCACAACTACTTCTTCAGAAACAAGAGAGAGTGAGGTGGCTTTACCCTGCACCAGTATTGAGGCAGATGAAGGCCTCATAATAGGAACACATTCCAGAAATAATCCTCTTCATGTTGGTGCAGAAGCCAGTGAATGCACTGTTTTTGCTGCAGCTGAAGAAGGCGGGGCTGTTGTCACAGAAGGATTTGCTGAAAGTGAAACCTTCCTCACAAGCACTAAGGAAGGGGAAAGTGGGGAATGTGCTGTGGCTGAATCTGAGGACAGTGCAGCAGACCTGCTGGCTGTACATGCAGTTAAAATCGAAGCCAGTGTAAACAGCGTTGTGACAGAGGAAAAGGATGATGCTGTAACCAGTGCAGGCTCTGAAGAAAAATGTGATGGTTCTTCAAGTAGAGACTCAGAAATAGTTGAAGGAACTATTACTTTTATTAGTGAAGTTGAAAGTGATGGAGCAGTTACAAGTGCTGGGACAGAAATAAGAGCAGGATCTATAAGCAGTGAAGAGGTGGATGGCTCCCAGGGAAATATGAGAATGGGtcccaaaaaagaaacagagggtACTGTGACATGTACAGGAGCAGAAGGCAGAAGTGATAACTTTGTGATCTGCTCAGTAACCAGAGCAGGGCCCCGGGAGGAACGCGTGGTTACAGGTGCAGGTGTTGCCCTGGGAGATAATGATGCACCACCAGGAACAAGTGCCAGTCAAGAAGGAGATGGTTCTGTGAATGATGGTACAGAAGGTGAGAGTGCAGTCACCAGCACGGGAATAACAGAAGATGGAGATGGGCCAGCAAGTTGCACAGGTTCAGAAGATAGCAGTGAAGGTTTTGCTATAAGTTCTGAATCGGAAGAAAATGGAGAGAGTGCGATGGACAGCACAGTAGCCAAAGAAGGCACTAATGTACCATTAGTTGCTGCTGGTCCTTGTGATGATGAAGGCATTGTGACTAGCACAGGCGCAAAAGAGGAAGACGAGGAAGGGGAGGGTGTTGTGACTAGTACTGGAAGAGGAAATGAAATTGGGCATGCTTCAACTTGTACAGGGTTAGGAGAAGAAAGTGAAGGGGTATTGATTTGTGAAAGTGCAGAAGGGGACAGTCAGATTGGTACTGTGGTAGAGCAtgtggaagctgaggctggagctgccatcatgaatgcaaatgaaaataatgttgaCAGCATGAGtggcacagagaaagaaagtaaagacaCAGATATCTGCTCCAGTGCAAAAGGGATTGTAGAAAGCAGTGTGACCAGTGCAGTCTCAGGAAAGGATGAAGTGACACCAGTTCCAGGAGGTTGTGAGGGTCCTATGACTAGTGCTGCATCTGATCAAAGTGACTGTCAGCTCGAAAAAGTTGAAGATACCACTATTTCCACTGGCCTGGTGGGGGGTAGTTACAATATTCTTGTATCTGGTGAAGTCCCAGAATGTGAAGTTGCCCACACATCACCAAGTGAAAAAGAAGATGAGGACATCATCACCTCTGTAGAAAATGAAGAGTGTGATGGCCTCCTGGCAACTACAGCCAGTGGTGATATTACCAACCAAAATAGCTTAGCTGGGGGTAAAGATCAAGGCAAAGGCTTGATGATTTCCACCAGTACCACAGATGATTACACCCCTCAGGTAAGCGCAATTACAGATGTGGAAGGAGGTCACTCAAATGCTCTGAGAACTGAAGAAAACATGGAAGGTACCAGAGTAAACACAGAAGAATTTGAGGCCCCCATGCCCAGTGCAGTCTCAGGAGATAACAGCCAACTCACTGTCAgtagaaatgaagagaaagatgaGTGTGCCATGATTTCCACAAGCATAGGGGAAGAATTTGAAGTGCCTATCTCCAGTGCAACAACTATCAAGTGTGCTGAAAGTCTCCAGCCAGTTGCAGCAGCAGTGGAAGAAAGGGCTACAGGTCCAGCCTTGATAAGCACCGCTGACTTTGAGGGGCCTATGCCCAGTGCATCCCCAGAAGCTGAaagtcctcttgcctcaaccaGCAAGGAGGAGAAGGATGAATGTGCTCTCATTTCCACTAGCATAGCAGAAGAGTGTGAGGCTTCTGTTTCCGGTGTAGTTGTTGAAAGTGAAAATGAGCGAGCTGGTACAGTCATGGAAGAAAAAGACGGGAGTGCCATCATCTCCACGAGCTCGGTGGAAGACTGTGAGGGCCCAGTGTCCAGTGCTGTCCCTCAGGAGGAAGGCCACGCCTCAGTCACACCAGCAGAGGAGATGGGTGACACTGCTATGATTTCCACAAGCACCTCTGAAGGGTGTGAAGCAGTCATGATTGGTGCTGTCCTCCAGGATGAAGATCGGCTGACCATCACAAGAGTGGAAGACTTGAGCGATGCTGCCATCATCTCCACCAGCACAGCAGAATGTGTGCCAATTTCTGTCAGCATTGACAGACATGAAGAGAACCAGCTGACTGCAGACAACCCAGAAGGGAATGGTGACCTGTCAGCCACAGAAGTGAGCAAGCACAAGGtccccatgcccagcctaattgcTGAGAATAACTGTCGGTGTCCTGGGCCAGTCAGGGGAGGCAAAGAACTGGGTCCCGTGTTGACCGTGAGCACTGAGGAGGGGCACAACGGGCCATCAGTCCACAAACCCTCTGCAGGGCAAGGCCATCCAAGTGCTGTTTGtgcagaaagggaagagaagtaTGGCAAGGAGTGCCCCGAAGCAGGACCATTTGTAGGAAGAGGACAGCAAGAGAGCACTTCACACCTCATAAATGCAGAAGAGAAGAATGTATTGTTGAACTCTCTTCAGAAAGAAGATAAGAGCCCAGAGACAGGGACAGCAGGGGGCAGTAGCACAGCAAGTTATTCAGCAGGAAGGGGCTTAGAGGGGAATGCTAACTCACCTGCCCACCTGAGAGGACCAGAACAGACGTCTGGGCAGACAGTTAAGGATCCCTCTGTCAGTGTTCGCTATTTGGCAGCAGTAAATACCGGTGCTATAAAAGCTGATGACATGCCACCTGTTCAAGGCACAGTGGCTGagcattcctttcttcctcctgagCAGCAGGGGCCTGAAGACAACTTGAAAACCGGTACCACCAAATGTATTACTGGCCAAGAATCAAAATTTGCTCCTTCCCACACAATGATCCTTCCAGCTACCTACAGTGTAGCTCTGTTAGCTCCTAAATGTGAGCAGAACTTGACTGTAAAGAGTGATTATAGTGGCAAATGGACTGATCAAGCATCTGCTGAGAAAACAGGAGATGGTAACAGCACAAGGAGATCATTCCCTGAGGAAGGAGACGTAATGGTTACTGTGTCTTCTGAAGAAAATGTGTGTGACATAG GCAATGAAGAGTCTCCATTGAATGTTTTGGGAGGATTGGAACTGAAAGCCAACTTGAAAATGGAG GCTTATGTGCcttcagaggaagagaaaaatcgTGAGATTCTGGCACCACCAGAAAGTCTGTGTGGGGGAAAGCCAAGTGGAATAG CTGAACTCCAGAAGGAGCCTTTGTTGGTGAATGAATCACTAAAT gtTGAAAATTCAGACTTcagaacaaatgaagaaattcatAGCAAATCTTATAACAAAGGAG AGATATCCAGTGATAGAAAAGACAATGCAGAAGCCATAAGCAGTCACAGTGTTGAAGCAGATGCTAAAGAG gttgaagaggaagaaaggcatatgcctaaaagaaaaagaaagcattatctctCTTCAGAAGATGAACTGg ATGATAATCCAGATGTCCTGGATTCCAGAATAGAAACAGCACAAAGGCAGTGTTCTGAAACTGAACCATGTGACACAAAG GAAGAGAACTCCGGAGATTTGGAAGAATTATCTAAAACCAGTTCTGAGACAAATAGCACTGCCTCAAGGGTCATGGAAGAAAAAG atgAATATAGCAGCAGTGAAACTACTGGTGAAAAGCCAGAGCAGAACGATGATGACACCATAAAATCTCAGGAG